The following proteins are encoded in a genomic region of Methanoculleus bourgensis MS2:
- a CDS encoding CxxC-x17-CxxC domain-containing protein — MDERYSSRGPRSYQDRPREFHKAVCSDCGKECEVPFKPTEGRPVYCRDCLPKHRKPRY; from the coding sequence ATGGATGAGAGATATTCGAGCAGGGGTCCCCGCTCGTACCAGGACCGCCCCCGCGAGTTCCATAAGGCAGTCTGTTCCGACTGCGGCAAAGAATGCGAAGTTCCTTTCAAGCCTACGGAGGGCAGGCCTGTCTATTGCCGCGACTGCCTCCCGAAGCACAGGAAACCCCGCTATTGA
- a CDS encoding CxxC-x17-CxxC domain-containing protein: MEERYPSRGPRSYQNRPREFHKAVCSDCGKECEVPFKPTEGRPVYCRDCLPKHRKPRF, translated from the coding sequence ATGGAAGAGAGATATCCTAGCCGGGGTCCGCGGTCGTACCAGAATCGCCCCCGCGAGTTCCACAAGGCAGTCTGCTCCGACTGCGGCAAAGAATGCGAAGTTCCTTTCAAGCCTACGGAGGGCAGGCCTGTCTACTGCCGCGACTGCCTCCCGAAGCACAGGAAACCCCGATTCTAA
- a CDS encoding ABC transporter permease, which produces MIEITGRVQSVWQRNLDAFLRTYRVNFIPPFIEPVLYLLALGFGLGTYIETVDGIPYPVFIAPALVSISVMYSSFFECTYSSFVRMYYQKTFDAIIATPVSIDEVIAGEMLWGATRGMIYATLMLPVLLIFGVVAMPSSLLLIPFAFLAGLLFAAIGMCFTAITPGIDALNYPSFLFITPMFLFSGTFFPLDLLPEPIQYFALAALPLTHVVSINRAITLPAFSPMNLLSLAWIAVATVLFFLLAIRLMRRRLIV; this is translated from the coding sequence ATGATCGAGATCACCGGCAGGGTTCAGAGTGTCTGGCAGAGGAACCTGGACGCATTCCTCAGGACCTACCGGGTGAACTTCATCCCGCCCTTCATCGAACCGGTCCTCTACCTCCTGGCATTGGGGTTCGGCCTCGGGACATATATCGAGACGGTCGACGGAATACCCTACCCGGTCTTCATCGCCCCGGCGCTCGTCTCGATATCGGTGATGTACTCATCCTTCTTCGAGTGCACCTACTCGTCGTTTGTCAGGATGTACTACCAGAAGACGTTTGACGCGATCATCGCGACACCGGTCAGCATCGATGAGGTGATCGCCGGGGAGATGCTCTGGGGCGCCACCCGCGGCATGATATACGCGACGCTGATGCTTCCCGTGCTCCTTATCTTTGGCGTCGTGGCGATGCCGTCGTCCCTGCTCCTCATCCCGTTCGCATTCCTCGCGGGCCTGCTCTTTGCAGCCATCGGGATGTGTTTCACGGCGATCACGCCGGGCATCGATGCGCTGAACTACCCCTCATTCCTCTTCATCACCCCGATGTTCCTCTTCTCGGGGACGTTCTTCCCCCTCGACCTGCTCCCGGAACCAATCCAGTACTTCGCACTCGCCGCGCTTCCGCTCACGCACGTCGTCAGCATCAACCGGGCGATCACGCTCCCGGCCTTCTCGCCGATGAACCTCCTCAGCCTCGCCTGGATAGCGGTAGCAACCGTGCTTTTCTTTCTTCTTGCTATCAGGCTGATGAGAAGGCGGTTGATCGTGTGA
- a CDS encoding ABC transporter ATP-binding protein — MIDVIVARDLEKRFEDLIAVDHITFRVRKGEVFGFLGPNGAGKTTAMKMIQCVSPKTGGTLEVFGMDVDTHQREIKSRLGVVPQENNLDPDFSTYRNLLIYARYFGIPKHEAEQRAEELLAFMQLEEKRDVLIDKLSGGMKRRLIIARALINAPELLILDEPTIGLDPQARHLIWEKLRSLQAAGNTLVLTTHYLDEAERLCDRLVIMDQGKILVEGRPEDLIREHAGSDVVEVERTQKATACLTGLGVTYDVAGDLLQVFTDRPHDVARELLEVCRHEAAVTVRPATLEDVFLRLTGRSLRE; from the coding sequence ATCATCGACGTCATCGTAGCGCGCGACCTGGAGAAGCGGTTTGAGGACCTCATCGCGGTCGACCACATCACCTTCCGGGTCAGGAAGGGGGAGGTCTTCGGGTTTCTCGGGCCAAACGGGGCTGGGAAGACAACGGCTATGAAAATGATCCAGTGCGTCTCCCCAAAGACCGGCGGCACCCTCGAAGTCTTCGGCATGGATGTGGATACCCACCAGCGTGAGATCAAGAGCCGCCTCGGCGTGGTGCCGCAGGAGAACAACCTCGACCCCGATTTCTCGACTTACCGGAACCTGCTGATCTACGCCCGCTACTTCGGCATCCCGAAGCACGAGGCAGAGCAGCGGGCAGAAGAACTCCTTGCGTTCATGCAACTTGAGGAGAAACGGGACGTCCTGATCGACAAACTCTCGGGCGGCATGAAACGGCGTCTGATCATCGCCCGGGCCCTGATCAATGCGCCGGAACTCCTCATCCTCGACGAGCCCACCATCGGGCTCGACCCGCAGGCGCGGCATCTGATCTGGGAGAAACTCAGGAGTCTCCAGGCGGCGGGAAACACCCTTGTCCTCACCACCCACTACCTGGACGAAGCAGAACGACTCTGCGACCGGCTGGTGATCATGGACCAGGGAAAGATCCTCGTCGAAGGTCGCCCGGAGGATCTCATCAGGGAGCATGCCGGGAGCGACGTCGTCGAGGTGGAGCGGACACAGAAAGCGACCGCCTGTCTGACCGGGCTTGGCGTGACGTACGACGTCGCCGGCGATCTGCTCCAGGTCTTCACGGACCGCCCCCACGACGTGGCGCGGGAACTGCTCGAGGTCTGCCGGCACGAAGCGGCGGTGACGGTTCGGCCGGCGACCCTTGAGGATGTCTTTCTGCGGCTGACCGGCCGGAGCCTGCGGGAGTGA
- a CDS encoding TOBE domain-containing protein, translating into MKLSARNQLPGKVKHIDTGMVTAEVVIALDGGGEITSVITKKAVENLGLTVGKKVYAVVKSTEVMVAVD; encoded by the coding sequence ATGAAGTTAAGTGCAAGAAACCAGCTCCCTGGAAAAGTAAAACACATCGATACTGGAATGGTCACCGCTGAGGTTGTCATCGCGCTGGACGGCGGCGGTGAGATCACTTCGGTCATCACCAAAAAGGCCGTAGAGAACCTCGGACTTACCGTCGGCAAGAAAGTCTACGCCGTGGTCAAGTCGACAGAGGTCATGGTCGCCGTCGACTGA
- the mch gene encoding methenyltetrahydromethanopterin cyclohydrolase codes for MLSVNELALDIFEELFEYAEEFNAVPHELDNGARIVDCGVSTTGGYRAGRQFTEICMGGLGEVDITMGRIKDVPIPFIEVSTDFPAIACLGAQKAGWTVNVNKYFAMGSGPARALSLKPKHTYEVIEYEDEFDYAVIALESDHLPNAGVMEKIADACNVDVANTCAVVAPTASIVGSVQVAGRCVETAVYKLNELGFDTKKITAGIGHAPIAPVKKDGTKAMGSTNDATIYHGSIMLTMNAPEIKDYLDRIPSNTSRGYGKPFYDIFKEANFDFYQIDTSLFSPAEVVINELSEGAVYHVGAVNPEVTLKSFGFI; via the coding sequence ATGCTCAGCGTGAACGAACTGGCACTGGATATTTTTGAGGAACTCTTCGAATATGCCGAGGAGTTTAATGCCGTCCCGCACGAGCTCGACAACGGCGCACGCATCGTTGACTGCGGCGTCAGCACGACTGGCGGGTACCGGGCAGGAAGACAGTTTACCGAGATCTGCATGGGCGGGCTCGGTGAGGTCGACATCACCATGGGCCGGATCAAGGACGTTCCGATCCCGTTCATCGAGGTCAGCACTGATTTCCCGGCCATCGCGTGCCTCGGCGCCCAGAAAGCGGGCTGGACGGTCAACGTCAACAAGTATTTCGCCATGGGTAGCGGCCCCGCACGGGCGCTCTCCCTGAAGCCCAAGCACACCTACGAGGTCATCGAATACGAAGACGAGTTTGATTATGCGGTCATTGCGCTTGAGAGCGACCACCTTCCGAACGCCGGCGTTATGGAGAAGATCGCTGACGCCTGCAACGTAGATGTCGCGAACACCTGCGCGGTCGTCGCCCCCACGGCATCGATCGTCGGTTCGGTTCAGGTCGCCGGCCGCTGTGTCGAGACCGCGGTCTACAAACTGAACGAACTCGGGTTTGACACAAAGAAGATCACTGCCGGTATCGGCCACGCCCCGATCGCTCCCGTCAAGAAGGACGGCACGAAGGCGATGGGTAGCACCAACGACGCCACGATCTACCACGGCAGCATCATGCTGACGATGAACGCCCCGGAGATCAAGGACTACCTTGACAGGATCCCGAGCAACACGTCCCGGGGATACGGAAAACCGTTCTACGATATCTTCAAGGAAGCCAACTTCGACTTCTACCAGATCGACACCTCGCTCTTCTCTCCGGCCGAGGTGGTCATCAACGAGCTCTCCGAGGGTGCTGTCTACCACGTGGGAGCCGTCAACCCCGAAGTGACGCTGAAGTCCTTCGGATTCATTTAA
- a CDS encoding ORC1-type DNA replication protein, translating into MKKNLLMWDETLFRDPEVFEIDYIPEQFNHRDAQIRELAFQVRPGLRGGRPLNTICRGLPGTGKTTSVKKVFAEVEEVTKKLVPVYVNCQIDNTRFAIFSQIYRRVTGHLPPASGTSFKQVIDAIARTVLREEQVLLVALDDANYLLYENEINRVLYPLLRSHEAYPGFRTGVVAIVSDMSVSLQNEVDARVASVFRPTEIYFPPYSEDEVRGILEERIFQGLYPNVLRPGMLDVVVEQTMKNGDLRVGIDLIKRATLNAEKEARRSVEREDICKAYEISRYLHLAFSLRTLKTEEKQLLWQIAEMSAHADREMNAGEVYRFAKKQVSVSYTKYYEIIKKFDAMRILNLHYRQGRGRTRLISLRYDPERVLEHLQQEQTI; encoded by the coding sequence ATGAAGAAGAACCTGCTCATGTGGGATGAAACGCTTTTTCGGGACCCCGAAGTCTTCGAGATCGACTACATCCCCGAGCAGTTCAACCACCGTGATGCCCAGATCCGTGAGCTCGCCTTCCAGGTCCGGCCAGGCCTGCGGGGAGGAAGACCCCTCAACACCATCTGCCGCGGCCTTCCCGGGACCGGAAAGACGACGAGCGTCAAAAAGGTCTTCGCCGAGGTTGAGGAAGTCACAAAGAAACTGGTCCCCGTCTACGTCAACTGCCAGATCGATAACACCAGGTTCGCCATCTTCTCACAGATCTACCGGCGCGTCACCGGGCACCTGCCGCCGGCGTCAGGCACATCGTTCAAACAGGTCATCGACGCCATAGCCCGGACCGTGCTGCGGGAGGAGCAGGTGCTCCTGGTGGCGCTGGACGACGCAAACTACCTCCTCTATGAGAACGAGATCAACCGTGTTCTCTACCCCCTGCTTCGTTCTCATGAAGCTTATCCAGGTTTCCGGACGGGCGTGGTCGCCATCGTCAGCGATATGTCAGTCAGCCTGCAGAACGAGGTGGACGCGCGGGTGGCATCGGTCTTCCGGCCCACCGAGATCTACTTCCCTCCCTACTCAGAGGATGAGGTCCGTGGCATCCTCGAGGAGCGGATATTCCAGGGACTCTACCCGAATGTCCTCCGGCCCGGGATGCTGGATGTCGTGGTGGAACAGACGATGAAGAACGGTGATCTCCGCGTCGGCATCGACCTCATTAAGCGGGCGACCCTGAACGCCGAGAAAGAGGCCCGCCGTTCCGTCGAACGGGAGGATATCTGCAAGGCATACGAGATATCCCGGTACCTGCACCTTGCGTTCTCGCTCCGGACACTCAAAACCGAGGAGAAACAGTTACTGTGGCAGATCGCGGAGATGTCGGCCCACGCAGACCGGGAGATGAACGCAGGCGAGGTATACCGGTTCGCAAAAAAACAGGTGAGCGTCAGTTATACCAAGTACTACGAGATAATCAAGAAGTTTGACGCGATGCGGATCCTCAACCTCCATTACCGCCAGGGAAGGGGGAGAACCCGGCTGATCAGCCTTCGTTATGATCCTGAGCGGGTGCTGGAGCACCTTCAGCAGGAACAAACGATTTGA